Genomic DNA from Hordeum vulgare subsp. vulgare chromosome 2H, MorexV3_pseudomolecules_assembly, whole genome shotgun sequence:
CGCCGCCGCTCTTCTTCTACGCCGCTGCAGCTCGCTCACCCGAGTCGCGCCGCCCGTCCACCCCCTTCATCTCCGTCCAGCACCAACTCATCGCTAGCATCGTCGTCGTCTACCCCGACCACTTCATCTACTCCGACCACCGCGGACGACATCAGACCCACGTTGATTTGCACCGTAACCGTCGTTGAGTCATTCTCTACTAGTCCCCCTCGACATGGCGTATCCGCTTGTGTACGTCCCCGTCTCTGCATGTCTCGTGCTGTCAACAACTTCATCTCCGGTATGTTTCTAGGCCTGGCAAATGTGGAACGACGCATCGTCAACATCGCTTTTGTCCGTCTACGCATGCCCGGTGCTGGCAACACTGATGCGTGCCTTCGTCCACAACGTGTCCCCGGGCTTGGGAAACCCGGTGCGGTGCGTCGTCAACAACCCTTCTCCCTGGCGCACCACTACTTCGACACCACCACGCCCATGACTAACTCGATGTCTCGTTGCGCCTGCGGCTCCACGATGACTTCCTCGACATCGGCTaccccgactcgacatcgaccacAACGTTCTTCGCACGACTACGTCGATCATGGATACACCATCCTACGCTCTCGGTTACCTCGACATCGGCACAAAGGGCTACcaccttgcttgagcaacctcatCGCTTTTTCATTCCAGCCACAACTTCCACGATGCATCGACCGTTATGACCATGGGGTGGATGACCGTCGTCTTACCTTCGAATTCTTCTCCAGTCTCACCGTCTGCGTCGCTACCGTTGTGACTACGGGAGAtgttgagtaatatgattattaGAAAGTATAagatagactaggatttgttccTGCCTTACTTGTACCCTAAAATAATCATGTACTTGTAAGTATATATACCACaaggctcaagcaatacaaccAACTATTCCATCAATCGCTCTATCTCTTCTAACGCATAACATTAAATCCTTGCTTACTGCTCCCTCTGCATCTTAATGTAAGATCTTTTTTTTACACTGTCATCTACTCTACTACAAACTCTGCGAATAAGTTTCGATGCAAATTGAGTTGGCGACACACAGCTGGCTTGGaccagtactccctccgttcctaaatataagtcttttaagagtttctactagaaaactacatacggatggatATACACATACATTAGATTATAGATTCGCTcgttttgctccgtatatagtactttagtagaatctctaaaaaggcttatatttaggaacggaggaactaGATGGCATGTATTATGAGGATGGAGATGACTACTgttctactcccttcgttcctaaatataagtcttttaagatatttcattatgagtctacatacggagcaaaatgagtgaatctatactctaaaatatgtctatatacatccgtatgtagttcactcatgaaacctctttaaagacttatatttagaaacggaggaagtactagtAACGAGGCACTAGACGGTTGGGCGTCGCTGTCCCTCCTTTCGCCTTTAGTGCGAGCCAAATCTGCTGTCCCTAGGTGAGCTGAGCGAGCGAGCGAGTCACCCACACAAAACAAGCACGCGTCCTCCATTTTCCCCACTAAAAACAGCGCAAGCTTTTTACCCCACGAACGCACACAAATTGATAGGTGGCCCATGAAAATGTCGTGCACCTTTCTTGTGTCTTCAGATCCAAGGATATATTTTACATGGAAAAAGAGCCTCGTCCCTTTTCCAGTTCATAGGAAGGAAGTAAAAAAAAGGTTCGGCATACAGAATCTGGGCAGCTAAGCTTCCACTGTCTGGAAAGCAACCTCCATATTCATCATTACGTTGTGTCACTGGGGCGACCACTTAGCTGCTTCCAACGATTACATCATTGAGTAGTCATGACACGATATCTCTTGAGCCGTGACCAATGGAGAGATTTTCCACGGGTCttgatttttttgttttcttgtcgaTGAACACTAATTACACTTACCTAAATAAAAAACACTTAATAACTCATACTCGTCTAGTATAATTTACCACGAGGTCGTGATTCATGACAGGACACATCTCCTGGGTCATGACAAGTGGGTACAAAATAATTTCTACGGGTCTTGACTTTCTATACATTTTACAGAAACAAAAGGAGGAGCAAAGAAGATGATGCAAAACAATGGAGTGATATGTGCTGAATTCCTCTGTAACGGATGGGCTCTAGTTACACCCATCATGAACGAACGCTTAATTACACATGTCCGTGTAGTATATAACTTAATTAACTTACTCGGCGTTTGCATCACACGGATGTCGTCTCAGGTGATTGTGCAGGCTGTACGTGTGCTGTGTGCATGTATGCTGCATCACTTTGCTGCCTTGGCCTTCTGGCGCCGATGCGCGGCGGAGATGGTCGTCTTCTCGACGACGAAGAGCCTCTTGAAGATCCTCATGAGCAGCACCCAGCTGCCGCTccggcggtagtactgccccgTCCCGCCGGCCCTCGACGACGCCCGCAGCATCGGCGCGCACCCGCGCCCGCGCTCCCCGGCCTCCGACTCCGTGTCCGACAGCTCGTCCAGCCCGCACGCCGCCGCCGTCTTCTTCGAGCAAGAACCGGCGCGCCGCAGCGCCTCCAGCTCCTCGTTGAAGTTCTCCCACAGCATGTCCATCTTGTCCTCGCCGTCCGCGCCGGCAGCGCGCACGACCACCCCTTCGTCCGTCTCTCCTCCCCTCTCCCCCTTGGACCGTCGCCCGGCGTCCGACGACGTGGGCTCCTGCTCTTCCATGCCGTCGGCGGGTCGGCGGCTCACCACGGCCACCACCGGTGTGACGGCGACGCCGTCGCCGGGAAACCAGAGCGGCGAGGAGGCGAAGTGCGGGAAGGGGAGAAAGCGGCGGTGGTGATGTAGGAACAGTGGCTCCGCATGCTCTGCCGCGGCGGCCGTTGCAGGGAAGGTGAAGTCGTCCATCGCTGCCCGCGGTCTCTCTATAGATAATCAGCACCTACCTCGCTGTTGCTGTTCGTCTGGCTGGCTGTTGGGACAAGGATATATGAAGCGAATCCGGTTGGCTCGTGCCGCTCGCTAGCTCTCGCTGGTGGTACTTGCTACGAGTGCTCTATCTCGAGCACTATTTATTACGTAGTCGCCACgttaatatatactccctccgtttctaaatataagtctttgtacagATTTCACTAATGGGTtaaatacgaatgtatatagcatagttttaaatagcccgctatagccCCGTTATAGCCTCGTTATAACCTTTTCAGCAGGGTGTCGCTAAATGGTATCATGTACAAATATGCCGCTATAGAGGCTCGCCGCTATTTGCCGTAGTCCGTTATTTAAAACAttggtatatagacatactttagagtatacattcaatcattttacttcgtatgtagacatctagtaaaatcgcttaaaagatttatatttaggaacggagggagtacatataaGACTGCAAACAAGTCAAATTTGAGCGAGTTAGAGTTGGCTAAGCTCAACTCATATTAAATGCCACACGAGCTTAAACTGAGTGAAATTTAAAATCGAGTTATAGAACATAACTCATGCTCAGCTCTAGTCGATCTCAACctagttttgagctaaatgagatGATAAGAATTATAAATACATGGTGATTATTATAACTAGATAAGGCTGAACATGACATAAGAAAGCACTAAAAAATATTATTCCAATCTAAACGTTGATAATTTAAATTTCTTTGAAGTAGTTTGATTTATTTTCTCATAACCAAAAGTTTAGTATCAAAATAAGGTAATGATTTACGACAGATATATAATTGGGAAAACAAATTATAGAACAAAGACCATAATAAggtctaaatcttctctgcacttAATTAAGCTTTCATGTTTGCTGGTAACTAAAGTGAAGAAAATTGTGGACAACATGTCtggtaataaattattttaatttCATTTAATATATGGCATCATCATTTAACATAATACTATTATGTCGAGCTATGAGTCTGAAATCGAGCGAACTAGTATTGGCTCAAGATCGGTTCGTTTCTGGGTCGAGGTACACTCGATCTTCAGTCAAGCTAAAATACGAGTGGATCTCGAGTGGATCACAAGACTCGAGCTTTTCTTGCAGCCCTGTATACATACTTGAGACCGAGATAATGCTGCCATATCGTGGATTTAGAGGCATAAACAGGACATGCCCTCGTGTTATGGACACTAGAGCATATACAACCGTATTAGGCACATACCTATTTGagtatgagcaggaattaagtctAAGAatgttgatacgtcttcgtcgtatctataattttttattgttccatgtcaatattatacaactttcacatatttttggtaacattctatatgatttattggactaacatattgatctggtgccaagtgcgagttcctgtttgttgcgtgttttttgtttcacaaaatATCCGTATCAAATGaaatccaaacgcgataaaaatttgcagagaattattttggaatatatgtgatttttgaaaggtggaatCAATGTAAACGGAGGCCACAACCTCTAGTAGTTCCATTggtgagcttaccttagctcatatgtgcatccgttacatgataatccatactcctcacatcatatctatcatttggctttctctcgcctatggttgtcctcattgatgtgagcctttcacacctttttgtcttccttccccatcattattctatttgccatcctaagtgccaacatatctttcttacactcatccattgcatgagtgctcaaagtcaaaagggagaggatcattttgacatgtgcctgactagtggtgtggggatgagtcaaaataagatttcgaaggagaccaagtgtgaaattttagtagattgagttctcaattaaaaaaaatatattatgatctcaacccgtctcccacttcttgcacgcaaacaccatttagaaacattcgagtcacggacagtgagagctcttgcacctttatgttcttactttgttaatttcaatactagatataaatttttgcttgttattgtcttgacttgaattgcgtatcttacttgctttactttgaagttcttatatgtgtgttagcatgttgatacgtcaccaacgtatctataattttttatggttccatgctattatcttgtcaaactttgatgttttgtatgccttttatatctttttcgggactaacttattaactcagtgccaagtgcgagttcccgtttcgtgtttttgacccttttcggaggagaatattaaacggagtccaaacggaataaaacctccaaaaagattttttccggaacaaaagatacgcagggagcgtgagaaccaaggcagaggccacaatgggaggccacaagccccctaggcgcgaccagggggcccgcgcctagcaggcttgtgggccccgtgtggctcgtctgccctacttctaccgcctataaatccccgaaaaatccaaaaccatgggagagatccacaaaaatacttttctgccgccgcaagcttctgtctccgcaagatcccatctggggcatgttctggtgccttgccggaggggggatttggatacgcagggcttcttcatcaacaccattgcctctccgatgatgcgtgagtagtacaccatagaccttcgggtccatagcaagtagctagatggcttcttttctctcttggatcttcaatacaaagttctccatgatcgtcatggagatctatccgatgtaatcttctttcgtggtgtgtttgtcgagatcctatgaattgtggatttatgatcagattatctatgaatcttatttgagtttcttctggtctcatatatgcatgatttcatatccttgtaattctcttcgagttgtgggttttgtttggccaacttgatctatgattcttgcaatgggagaagtgcttcgttttgggttcataccgtgcggtgacctcacccagtgacagaaggggtagcgaggcacgcatcatgttgttgccatcaagggtaaaaagatggggtttatatatattgcatgaatttatccctctacatcatgtcatcttgcttaaggcgttactctattcgtcatgaactcaatacactagatgcatgctggatagcggtcgatgtgtgaagtaataatagtagatgcaaaaagtatcggtctacttgtctcagacgtgatgcctatatgtatgatcattgccttagatatcgtcatgactttgcgcggttctatcaattgctcgacagtaatttgttcaccctctgtAATATTcgttatcttgagagaagcctctggtgaacactatggcccccgggtctacttcacatcatattttcagccctacacttttacttgttgcactttccgccttcagatctcaccttgcaatcaatcgtgaagggattgacaacccctttgtagcgttgggtgcaagtttgctatttttgcgtaggtacatcggtgattcatcttgatactcctactggattgataccttggttctcaaactgaggggaatacttactgctactgtgctgcataaccctttcctcttcaagggaaaaaaccaacacaagctcaagaggtagcaagaagaatttctggcgccattgccggggaggaggatcaagtcaaaaatagtctcccgtcaacgtgccaatttctggcgccgttgccggggagcatcaagtgaagctcatccaagtaagtgtcgcaaactcatctcttgcatttacttttttgcctctcgttttcctctctcccacttctgaaaaagaaaaatttacaaaaatatttgcctttttcgtttgccctttttcttcgcttgctttctgcctgcttgagtgggatagtctaccttccctcatggctagacctaccgcttcgaacgatactcccgagagcgaatttctcaattttaaacaaaatgaggaagaaaacttaaaggacgcttggtataggatttgcaatgctcagagtagatcaactcgtaagcaatctactaccgtcctacttcgcaacttttatgtgggtatttccccttggaatagttatgttcttgacaccatcgtaggtggaaatttcttgggtagccataccgttgattcttacgatgctttaataaatttggtaggctcaaccccactcatggttaatgtaaCTACCTTAACTCTCGAACATGTGATGGGTagcctggatatcattgaaaataaagttgctacgatcgaactctttgagaatttggataaaaagatccacaatcaaatcactcagtatggatccaaggtgggaatgactttgaaaaatttaagggagagggAACCCACACTTAACGAAAaattaggtcatgattccgctaggattggcaaactagaggatgttataaccaacttgggttccgcttttgccgctgtgcagaacactccaaattttgcccacaataaggccaccaaggctgtttttattcctaaaaatagcggtgaaccatctagtaagagatatGAAGACCTTAAGgtgatgagtgttcaccctacttatggtttaaataccaaagacgatgatacgtgattctatcaccttatgcctagctaagggcgttaaacaatagcgcttgtt
This window encodes:
- the LOC123430301 gene encoding uncharacterized protein LOC123430301, producing the protein MDDFTFPATAAAAEHAEPLFLHHHRRFLPFPHFASSPLWFPGDGVAVTPVVAVVSRRPADGMEEQEPTSSDAGRRSKGERGGETDEGVVVRAAGADGEDKMDMLWENFNEELEALRRAGSCSKKTAAACGLDELSDTESEAGERGRGCAPMLRASSRAGGTGQYYRRSGSWVLLMRIFKRLFVVEKTTISAAHRRQKAKAAK